Proteins encoded in a region of the Diospyros lotus cultivar Yz01 chromosome 9, ASM1463336v1, whole genome shotgun sequence genome:
- the LOC127809433 gene encoding glycerol-3-phosphate acyltransferase 7-like, whose product MEEQSVVSELEGTLLSEPNPFPYFMLVAFEASGLLRFALLLMLWPFIQLLELFGLENAGLKLTVFVATAGVRESEIESVARAVLPKFYMDGVDMEAWGAFSCYEKRVVVTKMPRIMVERFVKEHLRADDVVGNELVVNRFGFATGSIRGNDDVGSVSDRVAALFGDDDQPSMGLGRKTRSDSFLSLCKKQCHGPFVNGQKSNNQLLRPLPVIFHDGRLVKRPTPSTALLILLWLPLGITLAVIRIAVGLILPVWAIPYISGLLGGKIIVKGKPPSAASSSNSGVLFVCTHRTLMDPVVLSFVLQRRVPAVTYSISRLSEILSPIPTIRLTRIRQVDSEMIKRQLTSGDLVVCPEGTTCREPFLLRFSALFAELTDRIVPVAMNYRVGFFHATTARGWKCLDPIFFLMNPRPIYEVTFLNQLPHEATCSSGKSPHDVANYVQRILAATLGFECTNFTRKDKYRILAGNDGIVACSSSYDQIKNLAGAFKPFISSLI is encoded by the exons ATGGAGGAGCAGTCTGTGGTGTCGGAGCTGGAAGGGACTCTTCTAAGCGAACCAAACCCCTTCCCCTACTTCATGTTAGTGGCTTTCGAAGCGTCGGGCTTACTGCGGTTCGCCTTGTTGCTCATGCTCTGGCCATTCATTCAGCTTCTCGAGCTATTCGGGCTGGAGAATGCGGGGCTAAAACTAACCGTGTTTGTTGCCACCGCCGGGGTTCGAGAGTCGGAGATTGAATCGGTGGCGAGGGCGGTGCTGCCCAAGTTCTACATGGATGGGGTTGACATGGAGGCCTGGGGGGCGTTCAGTTGCTACGAGAAGCGCGTTGTGGTGACCAAGATGCCCAGGATCATGGTGGAGAGGTTTGTGAAGGAGCATCTGAGAGCCGATGATGTTGTTGGGAATGAGCTTGTTGTGAACCGGTTCGGGTTTGCTACCGGTTCCATTAGGGGTAATGATGATGTTGGTTCGGTTTCGGATCGGGTAGCTGCGTTGTTTGGAGATGATGATCAACCCAGCATGGGGCTTGGAAGGAAGACTCGGTCTGATTCATTTTTGTCCCTTtgtaag AAACAATGCCACGGTCCATTCGTCAACGGCCAAAAGAGCAACAACCAACTCCTCCGACCGCTGCCGGTGATCTTCCACGACGGTCGCCTCGTCAAGCGCCCCACCCCATCAACAGCTCTACTGATCCTCCTATGGCTCCCGCTCGGCATCACCCTCGCGGTAATCCGAATCGCCGTCGGCCTAATCCTCCCCGTGTGGGCTATCCCTTACATCAGCGGCTTGTTGGGCGGCAAGATCATTGTCAAAGGAAAGCCCCCTTCCGCCGCCTCCTCCTCTAACTCCGGTGTCCTCTTCGTTTGCACCCATCGAACCCTAATGGACCCAGTTGTCCTTTCCTTTGTCCTCCAACGCCGAGTCCCGGCAGTGACATACTCTATCTCCCGACTCTCTGAGATCCTATCGCCGATTCCCACCATTCGATTGACAAGAATCCGGCAAGTCGATTCTGAGATGATCAAAAGACAATTGACAAGTGGAGATCTCGTGGTTTGCCCTGAAGGAACAACTTGTAGAGAGCCATTCCTCTTGAGATTCAGTGCCCTTTTCGCCGAGCTCACAGATAGAATCGTGCCAGTGGCCATGAACTATAGGGTTGGCTTCTTCCATGCAACCACAGCCAGAGGCTGGAAATGCTTGGACCCCATCTTCTTCTTGATGAACCCTAGGCCGATCTACGAGGTTACTTTCCTTAACCAATTGCCTCATGAAGCTACGTGTTCTTCTGGGAAAAGTCCACATGATGTTGCCAACTATGTTCAGAGGATCTTGGCCGCAACTCTAGGGTTTGAGTGCACCAACTTTACCAGGAAGGACAAGTACCGGATTCTTGCCGGGAACGATGGAATTGTGGCTTGTTCTTCGAGCTATGATCAGATTAAGAATTTGGCAGGCGCCTTCAAGCCATTCATTAGTTCACTAATATAA